In Deinococcus sp. QL22, the following are encoded in one genomic region:
- a CDS encoding YggS family pyridoxal phosphate-dependent enzyme, whose product MSVPEVLAHLRALEAEAGRSPGSVRLVAVTKGQPIEAIRERVLAYGEHVLGEGRAQELRDKAAQLTDPHTEWHFIGTLQRNKIKYLKPVTLVHGIEEVWQAEAIAQAAQGWGRAPDLLLQLHNGEEQKHGVRPEQLPDVYHQVMQTGLKVRGLMVMAPDDADEGATLRLFEDTARRAHDLGLPELSMGMSGDYPLAVRAGATLVRVGRKLFL is encoded by the coding sequence ATGAGCGTTCCGGAGGTGCTGGCCCATTTGCGGGCGCTGGAAGCCGAAGCCGGACGGTCACCGGGCAGCGTGCGCCTGGTCGCTGTCACCAAAGGGCAGCCCATAGAGGCCATTCGGGAGCGGGTACTGGCCTACGGCGAACACGTGCTGGGAGAGGGCCGCGCCCAGGAACTGCGGGATAAGGCGGCGCAACTGACCGACCCGCATACCGAGTGGCACTTTATAGGCACGTTGCAGCGCAACAAAATCAAGTACCTGAAACCCGTGACGCTGGTACACGGCATAGAGGAAGTCTGGCAGGCCGAGGCTATCGCGCAGGCGGCGCAGGGCTGGGGCCGCGCTCCCGATCTGCTTTTACAGCTTCATAATGGAGAGGAACAAAAACACGGTGTCAGGCCAGAGCAATTGCCCGACGTTTACCATCAGGTGATGCAGACTGGACTGAAGGTACGCGGGCTGATGGTCATGGCCCCCGACGATGCCGACGAGGGGGCCACCCTGCGCCTGTTCGAGGACACCGCCCGCCGCGCCCATGACCTGGGCCTGCCGGAACTCAGCATGGGCATGAGCGGCGATTATCCGTTGGCAGTGCGTGCCGGGGCCACGTTGGTCAGGGTCGGCAGGAAATTATTTCTATGA
- a CDS encoding outer membrane protein assembly factor → MRHPMTLAVTTMLLAAPAVAHAQQAPTTPAQTAPAQTTPAPTTAAPTQRAGTVQDITVVGTTELLANFVRATLTVQPGVALSTVNLRQVEQEVVASGYFKSAVAELRTVSGRDTLAITVTPNPTISTVETTGLTFLPADGFKASVADLLNVAPGATLNSQRLDQAKEALAQNYSSEGYPFAPSISVTQKVNADNTVALTFVVDETAPITRVEVENVSLLPAATVTNIFKPLYDAKRFTPAAYFAAIQQLQQAYDAAGYLQAGADVQGSSLENGVLKIRAVEGRISALDLSDLGDPKVTLQSRVGQPLTLAGIQADVRTLSNQTGKPVGFGLQPDPADPSRVTVLFGAADIASGPVKAIAFAGNTLVPTATLQAAINTKVGDVYSPQLAQQDFLALRDAYRKAGYEISTRDAVTFENGTLTFNTREVRIVGYDLKWQGNKRTQDRVILRELPAVNRPFSLPEIRQALGNISRLGYVTIVSESATSDPQTPENITYVLTLAEASSGIPVSLGLAYDTVSGLAGDASYSNPNVFGLGHNFSVSAGAQQNQAGQNLVGNVSYTIPWLDLDFADFRTNRTSVSANIGTSVAGNNTLVDKSNPALEAKSYDTDRDYTVRTTGFSVSAGRNITQALAISAGVGLNYRTYFLEPLQKDEASTYSDNAATPLLSPTNLTTRVNLGLRYDTTNNPEFPSSGVRANLDPAYSFGRSGENPVGWTDVETGASTYFGVGGTIDKGNGVRGARSVVAVRANAGTLFGAAPTGTGFTVGGGSTPIASKQIRGIADGSEFGTNYFTASGEYRYDFNLNTAVTEGVYGVLFADAGDAWSTGESFSLNYGIGAGVQVNVGFNGARLANLRFDYGYSPQNNKGAFYFRIGNFF, encoded by the coding sequence ATGCGACACCCCATGACCCTCGCCGTGACCACAATGCTGCTGGCTGCTCCGGCAGTGGCCCACGCCCAACAAGCGCCCACCACTCCCGCCCAAACTGCTCCGGCACAGACCACCCCAGCCCCAACCACGGCTGCACCGACCCAACGGGCCGGAACCGTGCAGGACATTACCGTCGTGGGCACCACCGAACTGCTTGCCAACTTTGTGCGGGCCACCCTGACTGTTCAGCCTGGCGTGGCCCTGTCTACCGTCAACCTGCGTCAAGTGGAACAGGAAGTGGTCGCCAGCGGCTACTTCAAGTCTGCGGTGGCCGAACTCCGCACCGTGAGCGGGCGCGACACGCTTGCCATTACCGTGACGCCCAACCCCACCATCTCTACTGTCGAAACCACGGGCCTGACCTTCCTGCCCGCCGACGGTTTCAAGGCAAGCGTGGCCGACCTGCTGAACGTGGCTCCCGGCGCGACGCTGAACTCTCAGCGGCTCGATCAGGCCAAAGAAGCCCTGGCCCAGAACTACAGCAGCGAAGGCTACCCGTTTGCCCCCAGCATCAGCGTGACCCAGAAGGTAAACGCCGACAACACGGTGGCCCTGACCTTCGTCGTCGATGAAACCGCGCCGATTACCCGCGTGGAAGTAGAGAACGTATCTCTGCTGCCCGCCGCCACCGTCACCAACATCTTCAAGCCCCTGTACGACGCGAAACGCTTTACGCCTGCGGCCTATTTTGCGGCCATTCAGCAGCTTCAACAGGCTTACGACGCTGCCGGGTACCTGCAAGCGGGCGCGGACGTGCAGGGCAGCAGCCTGGAGAACGGCGTCCTGAAAATCCGCGCTGTGGAAGGCCGGATTTCTGCCCTTGATCTCAGCGATCTGGGCGACCCGAAAGTGACGCTCCAGTCCCGCGTGGGCCAGCCCCTCACGCTGGCAGGCATTCAGGCCGATGTGCGCACCCTGTCTAACCAGACAGGCAAGCCGGTGGGCTTTGGCCTGCAACCCGACCCCGCCGATCCTTCCCGCGTGACCGTGCTGTTCGGGGCGGCGGACATTGCCAGCGGCCCTGTGAAGGCCATCGCGTTTGCGGGCAATACGCTGGTGCCCACCGCCACGCTTCAGGCGGCCATCAACACCAAAGTGGGCGACGTGTACAGCCCGCAACTGGCCCAGCAAGATTTCCTCGCCCTGCGCGACGCCTACCGCAAGGCCGGCTATGAAATCAGCACCCGTGACGCCGTGACCTTTGAAAACGGCACGCTGACCTTCAATACCCGTGAAGTGAGAATCGTGGGCTACGACCTGAAGTGGCAGGGCAACAAGCGCACCCAAGACCGCGTGATTCTGCGCGAACTGCCCGCCGTGAATCGTCCCTTCTCACTGCCCGAAATTCGTCAGGCGCTCGGCAACATCAGCCGTCTGGGATACGTCACCATCGTCAGCGAATCGGCCACCAGCGATCCCCAGACGCCCGAAAACATCACCTATGTGCTGACCCTGGCCGAAGCCAGCAGCGGCATCCCCGTGAGCCTGGGCCTGGCCTACGACACCGTGTCGGGTCTGGCAGGCGACGCCTCTTACAGCAATCCCAACGTATTCGGTCTCGGTCACAACTTCAGTGTGTCGGCGGGTGCCCAGCAAAACCAGGCGGGCCAAAACCTCGTGGGCAACGTGTCCTACACCATTCCCTGGCTCGACCTCGACTTTGCCGACTTCCGCACCAACCGCACCAGCGTTTCGGCCAATATCGGCACGAGTGTAGCGGGCAACAATACCCTCGTCGATAAGTCTAACCCTGCTCTGGAAGCCAAGAGTTATGACACCGACCGGGATTACACCGTGCGCACCACGGGCTTTAGCGTGTCGGCGGGCCGCAACATCACTCAGGCGCTCGCCATCAGCGCGGGCGTAGGTCTGAACTACCGTACCTACTTCCTGGAGCCGCTGCAAAAAGACGAAGCCAGTACCTATTCCGACAATGCGGCTACACCTCTTTTGTCTCCCACCAACCTCACCACCCGCGTGAATTTGGGGCTGCGCTACGACACCACCAACAACCCCGAATTCCCCAGCAGCGGCGTGCGGGCCAACCTTGACCCGGCCTACTCTTTTGGGCGCTCCGGGGAAAATCCGGTGGGCTGGACAGACGTGGAAACAGGAGCCAGCACCTACTTTGGGGTGGGCGGCACGATCGATAAGGGCAACGGCGTGAGAGGGGCCCGTTCGGTGGTTGCAGTCCGGGCCAACGCGGGAACGCTGTTCGGCGCAGCCCCGACTGGTACGGGCTTTACGGTGGGCGGCGGCAGCACCCCGATTGCCTCCAAGCAGATTCGCGGCATTGCCGATGGCTCGGAATTCGGCACCAATTACTTCACGGCCAGCGGCGAATACCGCTACGACTTCAACCTGAATACCGCCGTGACCGAGGGCGTGTACGGCGTCCTGTTTGCCGACGCGGGCGACGCCTGGAGTACAGGGGAATCCTTTAGCCTGAACTACGGTATCGGTGCGGGCGTGCAAGTCAACGTGGGCTTTAACGGGGCACGCCTCGCCAACCTGCGCTTCGATTACGGGTACAGCCCCCAGAACAACAAGGGCGCGTTCTACTTCCGCATCGGCAACTTCTTCTAG
- a CDS encoding NFACT family protein produces MEGLMLARVLRELAPKLPLRTLGWAFPDETTAALLLEGVGNLVLSYRPPQPVVFVSKERLRGDPRNGFQRFLANRVRGDLLGAEQLKLDRVLVLHFSGESGFVDQVPSRLLFEVTGRNANLLVLDAAPEGGEPFEGRIVLAAREITNSRNRFRTVRTGGSYTPPPPYQKLDPRALSDEEAASLASVPIGKWRDKIDGLGLLLGAELARRAGLPLDQAPGGQQLPEALAALASIVADPTVSEGVMQGGAREAARSDKAAALRKVLREPLDKRVTLLTHQLADVTRAEAGLDVAAQDRTEADLLMAYAHTVPAGTASALLPAFDGSGEVPVALESQLSAVQNAEKRYTRARRREDVYERLAEREPMLRAELEAATERVAQLDGASLEELETLSATLQSEKPERSPYGSRYTTPSGLEVLIGRNNKENAALTHRLGRSMDFWFHVQGYPGSHVLVRSGGRELDLPDILYAARLAAAHSKARGGGNVAVDYTRIKYVWRPKGAPAGQVHYTDQKTVWVEGTMPEEG; encoded by the coding sequence GTGGAAGGGCTGATGCTGGCGCGGGTGCTACGCGAGCTTGCGCCCAAATTGCCGCTGAGGACGCTGGGATGGGCCTTTCCCGACGAAACGACAGCGGCCCTGCTGCTGGAGGGCGTGGGCAATCTGGTGCTGTCCTACCGCCCGCCGCAGCCTGTGGTGTTCGTCAGCAAGGAACGCCTGCGCGGCGATCCCCGCAACGGCTTTCAGCGCTTTCTGGCGAACCGGGTGCGCGGCGACCTGCTGGGTGCAGAGCAACTGAAACTAGACCGCGTGCTGGTGCTGCATTTTTCGGGAGAGTCGGGCTTTGTGGATCAGGTGCCCAGCCGCCTGCTGTTTGAAGTCACGGGGCGGAATGCCAACCTGCTGGTGCTGGACGCCGCGCCGGAAGGGGGGGAGCCGTTTGAGGGCCGAATCGTGCTGGCCGCCCGCGAAATCACCAACAGCCGTAACCGCTTTCGCACCGTTCGCACCGGGGGCAGTTACACGCCGCCGCCGCCCTACCAGAAACTCGACCCGCGTGCCCTGTCTGATGAAGAGGCCGCCAGCCTCGCCAGCGTGCCTATCGGCAAATGGCGAGACAAGATAGACGGCTTGGGCCTGCTGCTGGGCGCAGAACTGGCCCGCCGCGCCGGGTTGCCGCTGGATCAGGCTCCCGGCGGACAGCAGTTGCCGGAGGCGTTGGCAGCGTTGGCTTCTATCGTGGCCGATCCCACCGTCAGCGAGGGCGTGATGCAGGGCGGCGCACGCGAGGCCGCCCGCAGCGACAAGGCCGCCGCCCTTCGCAAAGTGTTGCGCGAGCCGCTGGATAAGCGCGTGACCCTGCTGACCCACCAACTGGCCGACGTGACCCGCGCCGAAGCTGGGCTGGATGTGGCCGCCCAAGACCGCACCGAGGCCGACCTGCTGATGGCTTACGCCCACACCGTGCCTGCGGGCACAGCCAGCGCCCTGTTACCAGCCTTCGACGGCAGCGGTGAGGTTCCAGTGGCCCTTGAATCCCAACTGAGTGCCGTGCAGAACGCCGAAAAACGCTATACCCGCGCTCGCCGCCGCGAAGATGTATATGAACGCCTGGCCGAACGCGAGCCCATGCTCCGTGCCGAGCTTGAAGCCGCCACAGAGCGGGTCGCGCAACTGGACGGTGCATCGCTGGAAGAGTTGGAAACCCTGAGCGCCACCCTGCAAAGTGAGAAACCCGAACGCAGTCCCTATGGTTCGCGTTACACGACTCCCAGCGGCCTAGAAGTGCTGATTGGCCGCAACAACAAGGAAAACGCCGCCCTGACACACCGCCTGGGCCGCAGCATGGATTTCTGGTTTCATGTGCAGGGCTACCCCGGCAGCCACGTTTTGGTCAGAAGTGGCGGGCGCGAACTGGATCTGCCCGACATTCTGTACGCCGCCCGTCTCGCCGCAGCCCACAGCAAGGCACGTGGGGGCGGCAACGTGGCGGTAGATTACACCCGCATCAAGTACGTGTGGCGGCCCAAAGGTGCGCCCGCCGGACAGGTGCATTACACCGATCAGAAAACGGTGTGGGTGGAAGGAACGATGCCAGAAGAGGGGTAA
- a CDS encoding ATP-binding protein, giving the protein MRARLTRSFALVAVLAVVLTTFATVDAAFQVISKLNPELGLMSADEGGDPIGFEWSWPEVNPATGAPGLTDAEASTLAQRRELVREASAEITRSAVRSAFLSALLAVIVAAFMTRQLTRPLGRLVVGAQRLQAGERELQLPVPRRQDELRDLTAAFNDLTTSLARQEAWRRGLIADVAHDLRTPLAVLRSEIEAMQDGVQPTDAAALTRLHSEVLLLARLVTDLRLLSLAESGALSLKPVMLDGGHMLHALADAYATRAAGAGVTLEVLAPRPTPLLADPDRLTQTLRNILDNALRYAAPGAVTLSSHYDGQHTRLTIRDHGPGFRPDDLSRAFERFYRADASRTRDPQGRASSGLGLAIARALTEAQGGQIEARNHPGGGAEFTLTFPI; this is encoded by the coding sequence TTGCGTGCCCGCCTCACGCGCAGCTTTGCATTGGTGGCGGTGTTAGCCGTCGTGCTGACCACCTTTGCCACCGTAGATGCAGCCTTTCAGGTCATCTCCAAACTGAACCCTGAATTGGGCCTGATGTCGGCAGATGAGGGCGGCGATCCCATCGGTTTCGAGTGGTCGTGGCCCGAAGTCAATCCAGCCACCGGAGCACCTGGCCTGACCGATGCAGAGGCGTCTACGCTGGCCCAGCGGCGAGAACTCGTTCGTGAGGCTTCTGCCGAAATTACGCGCAGTGCCGTCAGGTCTGCGTTTCTGAGTGCGCTGCTGGCCGTTATCGTGGCAGCCTTCATGACGCGGCAACTGACCCGGCCACTGGGGAGGCTGGTGGTGGGCGCACAGCGGCTTCAGGCCGGAGAACGGGAGTTGCAATTGCCCGTGCCGCGCCGTCAGGACGAGCTGCGTGACCTGACGGCAGCCTTCAATGACCTGACCACCAGTTTGGCCCGGCAAGAAGCGTGGCGGCGTGGCCTGATTGCCGACGTGGCCCATGATCTCCGCACCCCCCTAGCCGTATTGCGCTCCGAGATAGAGGCCATGCAGGACGGCGTGCAGCCCACCGACGCCGCCGCGCTGACCCGGCTGCACAGCGAAGTCCTGTTGCTGGCCCGGCTGGTGACTGACCTGCGCCTGCTGTCGTTGGCCGAAAGTGGGGCGCTAAGCCTGAAACCCGTGATGCTGGACGGGGGCCACATGCTGCACGCGCTGGCCGACGCCTACGCCACCCGTGCAGCGGGCGCGGGCGTGACGTTGGAAGTGCTGGCCCCCCGCCCGACCCCTCTGCTGGCCGATCCAGACCGCCTGACCCAAACTTTACGCAACATTCTGGACAATGCCCTGCGGTATGCCGCGCCCGGTGCAGTCACACTAAGTTCCCACTACGACGGTCAACACACCCGCCTGACCATCCGCGATCATGGCCCCGGCTTTCGCCCCGACGATCTCTCGCGGGCCTTCGAGCGCTTTTACCGCGCCGATGCCAGCCGTACCCGCGATCCGCAGGGCCGCGCCAGCAGCGGTTTAGGCCTCGCCATTGCCCGCGCCCTCACCGAAGCGCAGGGTGGGCAAATCGAGGCCCGCAACCATCCGGGGGGCGGCGCAGAGTTTACGCTGACTTTTCCGATATGA
- a CDS encoding response regulator → MSSTILIVEDEVRLADILEEYLRREGFHTERAATGPRALELWRSARPALMLLDLMLPGMDGLEVARRVRAESNLPIIMLTARDEEVDRLVGLGIGADDYVVKPYSPREVVARVRAVLRRAGGGVDVPTLLHTGPLSVDTAAFEVRLDGTLLEVTVAEVRLLAALAREPGVVRSRTELLAALGGLDRGTDERAVDAHVKNLRRKLGEREGLLDTVRGVGYRLRAEG, encoded by the coding sequence ATGTCCAGCACCATATTGATCGTCGAAGATGAAGTGCGGCTGGCCGACATTCTGGAGGAATATTTGCGGCGGGAGGGCTTTCATACCGAACGGGCGGCAACGGGGCCGCGCGCGCTGGAACTGTGGCGTTCGGCGCGGCCTGCGCTGATGCTGCTTGACCTGATGCTGCCGGGAATGGACGGTCTGGAGGTGGCGCGGCGGGTGCGGGCCGAATCGAATCTGCCCATCATTATGCTGACGGCGCGGGATGAGGAAGTAGACCGGCTGGTGGGGCTGGGCATCGGCGCGGACGATTACGTGGTCAAGCCATACAGCCCGCGTGAAGTGGTGGCGCGGGTGCGGGCGGTGCTGCGGCGGGCTGGGGGCGGGGTGGACGTGCCCACGCTGCTGCACACTGGCCCCCTCAGCGTGGATACAGCGGCCTTTGAAGTCCGGCTGGACGGCACCCTACTGGAAGTTACGGTTGCCGAGGTGCGTCTGCTGGCGGCCCTGGCGCGTGAACCGGGCGTGGTCAGGTCTCGCACTGAACTTTTGGCAGCGCTGGGCGGCCTGGACCGGGGTACCGACGAACGGGCCGTAGATGCCCACGTGAAGAATCTGCGGCGCAAGCTTGGGGAACGCGAAGGCTTGCTGGACACCGTGCGGGGCGTCGGCTACCGCCTGAGGGCTGAGGGGTAG
- a CDS encoding alpha/beta fold hydrolase — protein MNRKIKTMLALTTALAIAAPAGAQAIANRGTVNVNGAKVFYKATGSGQPLILIHGYPLSGELFKNNRAALAKNFRVITVDLPGFGNSTTPSRSASIENYAKTMLAFMDAMKIDKAIVGGMSMGGMTLLQMYKQAPERFKGLIFIDTTADAAAPAEAGSWRGTAQQAEMMGVSSLVPTLLPRMLTGKSRMEMPNQVEFLGGLVKQASLNGAIGGANALAARPDANPILPTIGVPTLLIFGVEDNVTPIELAMKMQKGIVGSKLVLIPGAGHAATFEKAAAASAAMLDWAKTIR, from the coding sequence ATGAACCGGAAGATCAAAACCATGCTCGCGTTAACGACTGCCCTTGCCATCGCTGCCCCCGCCGGAGCGCAGGCTATTGCCAACAGGGGAACCGTGAACGTGAACGGTGCAAAAGTGTTCTATAAGGCCACTGGCAGCGGCCAACCCCTGATCCTGATTCACGGCTATCCCCTCAGCGGCGAACTGTTCAAGAACAACCGCGCTGCCCTTGCCAAAAACTTCCGGGTGATTACGGTGGATTTGCCTGGATTCGGCAACAGTACCACCCCCAGCCGAAGCGCCAGCATCGAGAATTACGCCAAAACCATGCTGGCGTTTATGGACGCTATGAAGATCGACAAGGCGATTGTGGGCGGCATGAGCATGGGCGGCATGACCCTGCTGCAAATGTACAAACAGGCTCCGGAACGCTTTAAGGGCCTGATTTTTATTGATACCACCGCCGACGCCGCCGCACCCGCCGAAGCCGGCAGCTGGCGCGGTACGGCGCAGCAGGCCGAAATGATGGGCGTGTCCAGCCTCGTGCCCACGCTGCTGCCCCGCATGCTGACCGGCAAAAGCCGCATGGAAATGCCCAATCAGGTGGAATTTCTGGGGGGTCTGGTCAAGCAGGCCAGCCTGAACGGAGCCATCGGCGGCGCAAATGCACTAGCCGCCCGGCCCGACGCCAACCCCATCTTGCCCACCATTGGCGTGCCCACGCTGCTGATCTTTGGCGTGGAGGACAACGTAACGCCCATCGAACTGGCCATGAAAATGCAAAAAGGCATTGTGGGCAGCAAGTTGGTGCTGATTCCCGGCGCAGGCCACGCGGCCACCTTTGAGAAGGCCGCCGCCGCTTCTGCCGCCATGCTGGACTGGGCCAAGACGATCCGCTAA
- a CDS encoding RluA family pseudouridine synthase, producing the protein MTAPFLTPTEKPRIITEHPDFYVVHKPALWLTHPVRARVEVPDVLTFMQAATGESILAPPHRLDRETSGAQLLTRDTDAARKFFTLFKTHLVGKTYLAIVHGTPDWERRTVDAPLGELGLGGRNKIVIRQAVIPDGRPAITDFRVVGQRGGHGLIEAYPRSGRLHQIRAHLSYLGLPMVGDKIYGRDPDAFLEFMETGQTPELTARLGLARQALHAARIAFPWDGAQFSADIPLAADLQAYWEALPNSASKSFDIE; encoded by the coding sequence ATGACCGCGCCCTTTTTAACCCCCACCGAGAAACCCCGAATCATCACCGAGCATCCTGATTTTTATGTGGTGCACAAGCCCGCGCTGTGGCTGACTCATCCGGTGCGGGCGCGGGTGGAAGTACCCGACGTGCTGACTTTTATGCAGGCGGCCACCGGCGAAAGCATCCTCGCGCCGCCGCACCGCCTGGACAGGGAAACCAGCGGCGCACAACTGCTGACCCGCGACACCGACGCCGCCCGCAAGTTCTTTACGCTGTTCAAGACGCATTTGGTGGGCAAAACCTACCTGGCTATCGTGCACGGCACGCCTGATTGGGAACGGCGAACGGTGGACGCCCCGTTGGGCGAACTGGGACTGGGAGGCCGAAATAAAATCGTGATTCGGCAGGCGGTGATACCAGACGGCAGGCCCGCCATCACCGATTTCCGTGTGGTGGGACAGCGCGGAGGCCACGGTCTGATCGAGGCGTACCCGCGTTCGGGGCGGCTTCACCAGATCCGGGCGCACCTGTCCTATCTGGGCCTGCCAATGGTGGGCGACAAGATTTACGGCCGCGATCCAGACGCCTTTTTAGAGTTTATGGAAACCGGGCAAACGCCAGAGCTGACGGCACGGTTGGGGCTGGCCCGCCAGGCGCTCCACGCCGCCCGCATCGCCTTTCCGTGGGATGGAGCGCAGTTCAGCGCCGATATTCCGCTGGCCGCCGACCTGCAAGCGTACTGGGAGGCTCTGCCCAACTCAGCGTCTAAATCATTTGACATCGAATAA
- a CDS encoding NADPH-dependent FMN reductase yields MSDPSWPPSHPLNFTLISTSLDPDSRSAWMIQLAAAQLRAAGHAVTQLDLRETPLPMFDNASSYAQPNAALYHAAIAGADGVLLGVPVYNWGIGAGAKSLVELTGSTDEARRLHGAWFDKPVTFLVSGGLAHGYLSHGAFAFGLMVDFKCVVNPHFVYATGAEWAADGVPDEWLATRLARTVDRAVDLSARLADRLYKSVWEV; encoded by the coding sequence ATGTCCGACCCGTCCTGGCCCCCGTCCCACCCGCTAAACTTCACGCTGATTTCGACCAGCCTCGATCCCGATAGCCGCAGCGCCTGGATGATCCAACTTGCGGCGGCGCAGCTGCGGGCGGCAGGCCACGCAGTCACGCAGCTCGATTTGCGCGAAACGCCCCTGCCTATGTTCGACAACGCCAGCAGTTACGCGCAGCCCAACGCAGCCCTGTATCACGCGGCCATTGCGGGGGCCGATGGCGTGCTGCTGGGTGTGCCCGTGTATAACTGGGGCATAGGCGCAGGGGCCAAATCGCTGGTAGAGCTGACGGGCAGCACCGACGAGGCGCGGAGACTGCACGGCGCGTGGTTCGACAAACCCGTCACGTTTCTGGTGTCGGGCGGGCTGGCGCACGGCTACCTCAGTCACGGCGCGTTTGCCTTTGGCCTAATGGTGGACTTCAAGTGCGTGGTGAACCCGCATTTCGTGTATGCCACAGGGGCGGAGTGGGCCGCAGATGGCGTACCCGACGAATGGCTGGCAACACGGCTGGCCCGCACAGTAGACCGGGCCGTAGATTTGTCGGCGCGTCTGGCAGACCGCCTGTACAAAAGCGTGTGGGAAGTATGA
- a CDS encoding MaoC family dehydratase has product MNEDLNRPQGRYFEELAPGTLIRHRVTRTITEADNVFFTTMTMNPQPLHLDHEYAAGTEFGRPLVNSLLTLSLLVGLSVHELTLGTLIANLGLTDVVFPRPVFHGDTIHAESEVLEARASGSRPDAGIVTVEHRAINQRGEVVARCKRTALMQRKGV; this is encoded by the coding sequence ATGAATGAAGACCTGAACCGCCCGCAGGGCCGTTATTTCGAGGAACTAGCCCCCGGCACCCTCATTCGGCACCGCGTCACGCGCACGATTACCGAAGCTGACAACGTGTTTTTTACGACCATGACGATGAATCCCCAGCCGCTCCATCTCGATCACGAATACGCGGCGGGCACAGAATTTGGGCGGCCCCTTGTCAATAGCCTGCTGACGTTGAGCCTGCTCGTCGGCCTGAGCGTGCACGAGTTGACCCTGGGCACCCTCATCGCCAACCTGGGCCTGACCGACGTGGTATTTCCGCGCCCCGTGTTTCACGGCGATACCATCCACGCCGAGTCGGAAGTGCTGGAAGCGCGGGCCAGTGGCAGCCGCCCCGACGCCGGAATCGTGACGGTAGAACACCGGGCCATCAACCAGCGCGGCGAGGTGGTGGCCCGGTGCAAACGGACGGCGCTGATGCAGAGGAAGGGCGTCTGA
- a CDS encoding CoA ester lyase codes for MAKLPRSGPDAVVLDLEDAVPNTPQAKAEARIITRDAARELVAAHPKLNVFVRINAPHSPYFADDLHALTPELAGVVVPKLESGADTLAVAAALAEYGLSLPIMAGLETALGVWHAHDIMAVPAVAWAYFGAEDYTTDLGGTRLSELSGTPNLEVLYARSRVALAARVAGVPALDIVVTRLNDDAGFLLDAAQGRALGYAGKLCIHPAQVALCHGTFGPTPADTARARRLLDAAHAAAETGRGVMTFEGQMIDEPMLAKARALLAQAEAEPTQAEAEAQSGHHE; via the coding sequence ATGGCAAAATTGCCCCGCAGTGGGCCGGACGCGGTGGTACTCGACCTCGAAGATGCTGTGCCCAACACCCCCCAAGCCAAAGCTGAGGCCCGGATCATCACGCGGGATGCGGCGCGGGAGTTGGTGGCGGCCCACCCCAAACTGAATGTATTTGTGCGGATCAACGCGCCCCACTCGCCCTATTTTGCCGACGATCTGCACGCCCTGACGCCCGAATTGGCGGGGGTGGTCGTGCCCAAGCTGGAATCAGGGGCCGACACTCTGGCTGTGGCGGCGGCGTTGGCCGAATACGGGCTGAGCCTGCCGATCATGGCGGGGTTGGAAACGGCATTGGGCGTCTGGCACGCACACGACATCATGGCCGTACCTGCGGTGGCGTGGGCCTATTTCGGGGCCGAGGACTACACCACCGACCTGGGGGGCACACGTCTGTCGGAGCTGTCTGGGACACCCAATCTGGAAGTTCTCTACGCCCGCTCACGGGTGGCCCTTGCTGCGCGGGTGGCAGGCGTTCCGGCATTGGATATCGTGGTGACGCGCCTGAACGACGACGCGGGCTTTTTGCTGGACGCCGCGCAGGGCCGGGCGCTGGGATATGCGGGCAAACTGTGCATTCACCCGGCGCAGGTGGCGCTGTGTCACGGCACATTTGGCCCCACACCCGCCGATACCGCCCGCGCCCGCCGATTGCTGGACGCTGCCCACGCCGCAGCCGAGACCGGACGGGGCGTGATGACCTTCGAGGGCCAGATGATAGACGAACCGATGCTCGCCAAAGCTAGAGCTTTGCTTGCACAGGCCGAAGCTGAACCTACGCAAGCGGAAGCTGAGGCACAATCAGGCCACCATGAATGA